Proteins encoded within one genomic window of Nordella sp. HKS 07:
- a CDS encoding IlvD/Edd family dehydratase, with protein sequence MKKSPLRLRSQAWFDNPDNIDMTALYLERQLNFGFTREELQSGKPIIGISQTGSDIAPCNRAHLELAKRVRDGITAAGGVPLEFPIHPIQETLKRPTAMLDRNLSYLSLVEVLFGYPIDGVVLTIGCDKTTPAALMAAATVNIPAIALSSGPMLNGWYNGQRTGSGTIMWKARELLATGDIDHEGFVELVASSAPSTGFCNTMGTATSMNSLAEALGMTLPGNAAIPAPYRERGQIAYHTGRRIVDMVREDLTPAKILTRKAFENAIAVNSAIGGSTNCPIHLNAIARHIGVELNVADWEKHGYDIPLLVNLQPAGEYLGEDYHRAGGVPAVVAELIKAKRIHADALTVNGKTIGENCTGKFSSNRDVIKAYDAPIKKHAGFKMLKGNLFDAAIMKTSVISDEFRERYLSDPKDPNAFEAKAIVFDGPEDYHKRIDDPKLGIDEHTILFMRGTGPLGYPGAAEVVNMRAPGALLKKGVHSLPCVGDGRQSGTSGSPSILNASPEAAAGGGLALLKDGDRVRIDLNKGTADILISKEELEKRRAALKANGGYTKIPESQTPWQEIFRANVEQLSEGMVLKPAVKYQKIAQSKGLPRDNH encoded by the coding sequence ATGAAAAAATCACCGCTCCGCCTCAGGTCCCAGGCCTGGTTCGACAATCCCGACAATATCGACATGACGGCGCTCTATCTCGAGCGCCAGCTCAATTTCGGCTTCACCCGCGAGGAGTTGCAGTCCGGCAAGCCGATCATCGGCATCTCGCAGACGGGATCCGATATCGCGCCCTGCAACCGGGCGCATCTCGAGCTCGCCAAGCGCGTGCGCGACGGCATCACCGCGGCGGGCGGCGTGCCGCTGGAATTCCCGATCCATCCGATCCAAGAGACGCTGAAGCGGCCGACCGCGATGCTCGACCGCAACCTCTCCTATCTGAGCCTGGTCGAGGTCCTGTTCGGCTATCCGATCGACGGCGTGGTGCTGACCATCGGTTGCGACAAGACGACACCGGCGGCGCTCATGGCGGCGGCGACCGTCAATATCCCGGCCATCGCGCTGTCTTCCGGCCCCATGCTCAATGGCTGGTACAACGGACAGCGCACCGGCTCGGGCACGATCATGTGGAAGGCGCGCGAGCTTCTCGCCACCGGCGACATCGACCACGAAGGTTTCGTCGAACTCGTCGCCTCCTCCGCGCCCTCGACCGGCTTCTGCAACACGATGGGCACGGCGACCTCGATGAACTCGCTCGCCGAAGCGCTCGGCATGACGCTGCCCGGGAATGCCGCGATCCCGGCGCCCTATCGCGAGCGCGGCCAGATCGCCTATCATACCGGCCGGCGCATCGTCGACATGGTGCGCGAAGACCTGACACCCGCCAAGATTCTCACCCGCAAGGCGTTCGAGAACGCCATCGCGGTCAATTCGGCGATCGGCGGCTCGACCAACTGCCCGATCCACCTCAACGCCATCGCCCGCCATATCGGCGTCGAGCTCAATGTAGCCGACTGGGAAAAGCACGGCTATGACATTCCGCTGCTCGTCAATCTGCAGCCGGCCGGCGAATATCTGGGCGAGGACTATCATCGCGCCGGCGGTGTGCCCGCCGTCGTCGCCGAGCTCATCAAGGCGAAGCGCATTCATGCGGACGCGCTCACCGTCAATGGCAAGACGATCGGTGAGAACTGCACGGGCAAATTCTCCTCGAACCGCGACGTGATCAAAGCGTATGACGCGCCGATCAAGAAGCATGCCGGCTTCAAGATGCTGAAAGGCAATCTCTTCGACGCGGCGATCATGAAGACGAGCGTGATCTCGGACGAATTCCGCGAGCGCTATCTCTCCGACCCCAAGGATCCCAATGCCTTCGAGGCCAAGGCGATCGTTTTCGACGGGCCTGAGGACTATCACAAGCGCATCGACGATCCGAAACTCGGCATCGATGAGCACACGATCCTGTTCATGCGCGGCACCGGGCCGCTCGGCTATCCGGGTGCGGCGGAAGTCGTCAATATGCGGGCGCCTGGCGCGCTTCTAAAGAAGGGCGTGCATTCGCTGCCTTGCGTCGGCGACGGGCGGCAGTCCGGCACGTCGGGCTCGCCTTCGATCCTCAATGCCTCGCCCGAGGCAGCGGCGGGCGGCGGTCTGGCGCTGCTCAAGGACGGCGACCGGGTGCGCATCGATCTCAACAAGGGCACTGCCGACATCCTGATCTCGAAGGAGGAGCTGGAGAAGCGGCGCGCCGCGCTCAAGGCCAATGGCGGCTACACCAAGATTCCCGAAAGTCAGACGCCCTGGCAGGAGATCTTCCGCGCCAATGTCGAGCAACTGTCGGAAGGCATGGTGCTGAAGCCGGCCGTCAAATATCAGAAGATCGCGCAGTCCAAGGGCCTGCCGCGCGACAATCACTGA
- a CDS encoding aldose epimerase family protein: protein MPARLAELEPGSFAGEAARNFESVSDAGFRATFNAVGARLLALEFPDGFDAVAGPERIEDILESEVYAGAICGRFANRIRKGHAVIAGKTHQLTVNEPPNHLHGGTMAFHRRNWAAEIVEDTLVFSLASPDGDEGYPGELSVRCVYRFDGPTLICELEATTSEATIVNLTNHAYWNLSGAETVADHYLELSAQTWTPTNAELIPTGAISFVSGTNYDFREPTLLEEALADGTGFDSNFCLEGERHTLHHAATLSAAGRAFDLFTTEPGLQLYTAGHHGPGFKGKKGQSLRRFGSVALEPQNWPDAPNQPSFPAALLAPGETYRHRIEWRFRVG from the coding sequence ATGCCGGCCCGCCTCGCCGAGCTCGAGCCGGGGAGCTTCGCGGGCGAGGCGGCGCGCAATTTCGAGAGCGTCAGCGATGCCGGCTTCCGCGCGACATTCAACGCGGTGGGTGCACGGCTGTTGGCACTCGAATTCCCGGATGGCTTCGATGCCGTGGCGGGGCCTGAGCGCATCGAGGACATACTCGAGAGCGAAGTATATGCCGGGGCCATCTGCGGACGCTTCGCCAATCGCATCAGGAAGGGACATGCCGTCATCGCCGGCAAGACGCATCAGCTGACCGTCAACGAGCCGCCCAATCATCTGCATGGCGGGACGATGGCGTTCCACCGCAGGAACTGGGCGGCGGAGATCGTCGAGGATACGCTCGTCTTCTCGCTGGCGTCGCCCGATGGCGATGAAGGCTATCCGGGCGAACTGAGCGTGCGCTGCGTCTATCGCTTCGACGGGCCGACGCTCATCTGCGAGCTCGAGGCGACGACCAGCGAAGCCACCATCGTCAATCTCACCAATCACGCCTACTGGAATCTGTCGGGGGCGGAGACGGTGGCCGACCACTATCTGGAGCTATCAGCCCAGACCTGGACGCCGACCAATGCGGAGCTGATCCCGACGGGCGCCATCAGTTTCGTCTCCGGTACAAATTACGATTTCCGCGAGCCGACATTGCTCGAAGAGGCTTTGGCCGACGGCACCGGCTTTGACAGCAATTTCTGCCTGGAAGGCGAGCGTCACACGCTGCATCACGCCGCAACCTTGTCGGCCGCGGGTCGCGCTTTCGACCTCTTCACCACCGAGCCCGGGTTGCAGCTCTATACGGCCGGCCATCACGGGCCGGGCTTCAAGGGCAAAAAGGGCCAGTCTTTGCGGCGTTTTGGCTCGGTCGCGCTCGAGCCGCAGAACTGGCCGGATGCGCCTAATCAGCCGTCCTTCCCCGCAGCCCTGCTCGCACCCGGCGAGACCTATCGCCACCGCATCGAGTGGCGGTTCAGGGTGGGGTGA
- a CDS encoding AraC family transcriptional regulator, with translation MNIHQTSPGDRLRRRLLARLEDFRAPAASGVHSHARNLFSYCALKRERLAAIKLPHPLIGIVLRGRKEVWLGDVSQAFQPGSVIVLPRDVPMDVVNIPGDGGVYESLILEVPKLPEGVPPLTLAERLRREAVSRAFGVTLTDDLVEALSHAATTIRAEEMSEAVQALRLREVLTLLRPLPSARSLFSAPLHEEVAWLISSSPSQEWSVARMAREVGLGASTLRRRLAQEGSSFRAILRQERLRAGQAALAAGASSLGAAEAAGYASRSHFARRYRQSFGKTPSGRGLRKAV, from the coding sequence ATGAACATCCATCAAACCTCGCCGGGCGACCGTCTGCGCCGGCGCCTGCTGGCACGCCTCGAAGATTTCCGGGCGCCTGCCGCTTCCGGCGTCCACAGCCATGCCCGCAATCTTTTCTCTTATTGCGCGCTCAAGCGCGAAAGGCTCGCCGCGATCAAACTGCCGCATCCGCTGATCGGCATCGTGCTCAGGGGGCGGAAGGAAGTGTGGCTCGGCGATGTGAGCCAGGCATTTCAACCGGGCTCAGTGATCGTCCTGCCGCGCGATGTGCCGATGGATGTCGTGAACATTCCGGGCGATGGCGGCGTCTATGAATCGCTCATCCTCGAAGTGCCGAAACTGCCCGAAGGGGTGCCACCCCTGACGCTGGCCGAAAGGCTCCGTCGCGAGGCTGTATCGCGCGCTTTCGGCGTCACGCTGACGGACGATCTGGTCGAGGCGCTGAGCCACGCCGCCACGACGATCCGCGCCGAAGAGATGAGCGAGGCGGTGCAGGCGCTGCGCCTTAGAGAGGTGCTGACGCTGCTGCGCCCGTTGCCCTCAGCGCGGTCTTTGTTCAGCGCACCGCTTCACGAGGAGGTGGCGTGGTTGATCAGCAGCTCGCCGTCGCAAGAATGGTCCGTCGCGCGCATGGCCCGCGAGGTCGGTCTCGGCGCCTCGACCTTGCGCCGCAGGCTTGCACAAGAGGGCAGTTCGTTCCGAGCCATCCTCCGCCAGGAACGCCTTCGGGCCGGACAGGCGGCGCTTGCGGCCGGCGCATCGAGCCTTGGCGCGGCCGAAGCCGCAGGCTATGCCTCACGGTCGCATTTCGCGCGACGCTATCGACAGAGCTTCGGCAAAACGCCGAGTGGACGTGGCTTGCGCAAGGCGGTCTGA
- a CDS encoding N-acyl homoserine lactonase family protein, with amino-acid sequence MKFLILMLMACVSALPFTNTARAADVELWRLDCGRIEVRDLSFFSDSFAYGGKKRSLTDSCYLVRHDTQYMLWDAGLPASLIGAKPDEKSAVAPSLSVDISSQLARIGVKPDQIALIGISHNHFDHVGQANSFPGARLLIGKADFDALKTSPPPFGVEPTLLSSWLEGKAEVTPVTADYDVFGDGSVTMLKMPGHTPGETSLLVRLPKTGPVILSGDVVHFHEQFARRGVPPFNADRSDSLASMDRLSAIAVELGARIIIQHDETNIGKLPAFSKSAR; translated from the coding sequence ATGAAATTCCTGATCTTGATGCTGATGGCTTGTGTCTCTGCGCTGCCCTTCACCAATACCGCCCGCGCCGCCGATGTCGAACTGTGGCGCCTCGATTGCGGCCGCATCGAGGTGCGCGATTTGTCCTTCTTCTCTGATAGTTTTGCCTACGGCGGAAAGAAACGGAGCCTGACGGACAGCTGCTATCTCGTTCGGCACGATACGCAATATATGCTGTGGGACGCTGGGCTGCCCGCGAGCCTCATCGGCGCCAAGCCGGACGAAAAATCGGCCGTTGCTCCCTCGCTGAGTGTCGATATTTCGAGTCAGCTCGCGCGCATCGGCGTTAAGCCCGACCAGATCGCGTTGATCGGCATCAGCCACAATCACTTCGATCATGTCGGGCAGGCAAATTCGTTTCCCGGCGCGCGGCTGTTGATCGGCAAGGCGGATTTCGACGCGCTCAAGACGTCGCCGCCGCCCTTCGGTGTCGAGCCGACTCTTCTATCATCCTGGCTCGAAGGCAAAGCGGAGGTCACGCCTGTCACCGCCGATTACGATGTCTTTGGCGACGGCAGCGTGACGATGCTGAAGATGCCCGGCCACACGCCAGGCGAGACGAGCCTGCTGGTCCGTCTCCCGAAGACCGGCCCCGTCATCCTGTCGGGCGATGTCGTGCATTTTCACGAGCAGTTCGCACGGCGCGGCGTGCCGCCCTTCAATGCGGATAGAAGCGACAGCCTGGCCTCGATGGACCGTCTCTCTGCGATCGCCGTCGAGCTTGGCGCGCGCATCATCATTCAGCACGACGAGACGAATATCGGGAAGCTCCCCGCTTTTTCCAAGAGTGCGCGCTGA
- the prmB gene encoding 50S ribosomal protein L3 N(5)-glutamine methyltransferase yields the protein MKNFADELFTLRDLLRFAVSRFNEAGLAFGQGTTGAVDEAAFLILESLHLPVDDINPWAEARLTLPERELLLTRIEERVARRMPSAYLTGKAYIQGVPFHVDERVIVPRSFIGELLFSDLFGGDGFTLVPDTSAVGRVLDLCTGSGCLAILAARVFPNAEVDAVELSPQAIEVARQNIEESGFADRLNLFQGDLFQPVAEERYDLIITNPPYVDAEAMDELPPEFRHEPAMALDGGEDGLDIVRRILAEAPRHLNPSGGLLCEIGRGREILEDDYPELEFFWLDTEESEGEVFWLTADKFGR from the coding sequence ATGAAAAACTTCGCCGACGAACTCTTCACCTTGCGCGACCTGCTGCGCTTCGCCGTCAGCCGTTTCAACGAGGCGGGCCTGGCCTTCGGCCAGGGCACCACCGGAGCGGTCGATGAGGCGGCCTTCCTCATCCTCGAAAGCCTGCATTTGCCGGTCGACGACATCAATCCGTGGGCCGAGGCCCGTCTCACGCTCCCTGAGCGCGAACTGCTCCTGACGCGCATCGAGGAGCGCGTGGCGCGGCGCATGCCGTCCGCCTATCTCACCGGCAAGGCCTATATCCAGGGCGTGCCGTTCCACGTCGATGAACGCGTCATCGTGCCGCGCTCCTTCATCGGCGAGCTGCTGTTCTCCGACCTCTTCGGCGGCGACGGATTCACCCTGGTGCCCGACACCTCCGCGGTGGGGCGTGTGCTCGATCTGTGCACCGGGTCCGGCTGCCTCGCCATCCTGGCGGCGCGGGTTTTCCCCAATGCCGAGGTCGATGCGGTCGAATTGTCGCCGCAGGCCATAGAGGTGGCGCGCCAGAATATCGAGGAGTCCGGCTTCGCCGACCGCCTCAATCTCTTCCAGGGCGACCTGTTCCAGCCGGTGGCCGAGGAGCGCTACGACCTCATCATCACCAACCCACCCTATGTCGACGCCGAGGCGATGGATGAGCTGCCGCCGGAATTCCGCCATGAGCCGGCCATGGCGCTCGACGGTGGCGAGGACGGGCTCGACATCGTGCGCCGCATCCTGGCCGAGGCGCCACGCCATCTCAATCCCAGCGGCGGGCTTCTCTGCGAGATCGGCCGCGGCCGCGAGATCCTGGAAGACGACTATCCCGAACTCGAATTCTTCTGGCTAGACACCGAGGAAAGCGAAGGCGAGGTCTTCTGGCTCACCGCCGACAAGTTCGGTCGCTAG